A portion of the Bdellovibrio bacteriovorus genome contains these proteins:
- a CDS encoding response regulator, producing MLQEEKSRLLIVEDDADIRELLKHFLKEFVDEIVEAEDGTAALEFVKAQEFDTILSDIEMPQMNGLKFLAYVRSLGQMTPFVVLTAHGDHSRALEALSLGAFDFITKDSKKKLVIESVCAALKFGREMKGSKNDPVRSNHLRKIYTDMSKSSEMRLRKIIEGMSS from the coding sequence ATGCTTCAAGAAGAAAAAAGCCGTCTTCTGATTGTAGAAGATGATGCTGACATTCGCGAGCTTCTTAAACATTTTCTTAAAGAATTTGTGGATGAAATCGTGGAGGCTGAAGACGGCACGGCCGCTTTAGAATTCGTAAAAGCACAAGAATTCGACACGATTCTTTCAGATATCGAAATGCCGCAAATGAATGGTCTTAAGTTTTTGGCTTATGTTCGCTCTTTGGGTCAAATGACTCCTTTTGTGGTTTTGACCGCGCACGGCGACCATTCACGGGCTCTCGAAGCTCTTTCCTTAGGTGCTTTTGATTTCATCACTAAAGATTCAAAAAAGAAGTTAGTGATTGAAAGCGTTTGTGCGGCTTTAAAATTCGGCCGCGAAATGAAGGGTTCTAAAAATGACCCCGTTCGATCTAATCATTTACGTAAAATCTATACAGACATGTCTAAGTCTTCAGAAATGCGCTTACGCAAAATTATCGAAGGAATGTCTTCTTAG
- a CDS encoding ATP-binding protein codes for MNGSRNRILFFVSVLLLVGVISVTSIFGYISLTSYFVSILFLVGFVITSVYLRRHVFIPLHELSVSLKTLTSRNAAFLKAHPQARGSLKEVYDGCVSLSQALNELKESKDLLEKQTLTYRNSLVTTEAQIKELEKTLANQRGLYKEAQIKIGELRRIENNLILERDAALRNSQAKSEFLAKMSHEIRTPMNAMLGMADLLKDTKLNADQEYYVTIFGKAGEVLLTLVNDILDLSKIEAGEVTIENIPFDLTSLLMDVEDIMRPRAQTKGLNYSSSIHHGIASTLSGDPHKLRQVLINLVGNALKFTEKGSVTLSVSKSPSRKDTLLFSVSDTGLGIPSERQSLIFQKFSQADNSIHRRFGGTGLGLAISKSLIELMGGQIWFKSHEGRGTTFYFTLPHHEQTLSPAIKPFTMERENLDFAPTSEVAAKASEKRLRILVADDTEDNRTLFTHYLKNEPYEIIEAHNGLEAIDKIKSTEFDIVFMDVQMPELDGYAATHSIREWETEQHRRPTPIIALTAHALSEDRQKSLQAGCNDHIAKPFKKETLVKVINRYSV; via the coding sequence ATGAACGGCAGCAGGAACCGAATATTATTTTTCGTATCGGTTCTGCTGTTGGTCGGAGTTATTTCCGTCACCTCCATCTTTGGTTATATTTCTCTGACCTCTTATTTTGTTTCTATTTTATTTCTTGTCGGTTTTGTCATTACTTCCGTTTATTTGCGCCGACATGTTTTCATTCCGTTACATGAACTTTCTGTCAGCCTTAAAACACTGACGTCACGGAATGCCGCATTTTTAAAAGCCCATCCCCAAGCACGCGGGAGCCTTAAAGAAGTCTATGACGGCTGTGTCAGCCTTTCCCAGGCATTGAATGAACTTAAAGAAAGCAAAGACCTTCTGGAAAAACAGACGCTGACCTATCGCAATAGCTTAGTCACCACCGAAGCACAAATCAAAGAGCTTGAAAAAACCTTGGCCAATCAACGCGGTTTATACAAAGAAGCCCAAATTAAAATTGGCGAGCTTCGTCGCATCGAAAATAATTTGATTCTGGAAAGAGATGCCGCCTTAAGAAACTCTCAAGCAAAATCTGAATTCTTAGCAAAGATGAGTCATGAAATTCGTACGCCAATGAATGCGATGCTGGGCATGGCCGATCTTTTAAAAGACACCAAGCTCAATGCCGATCAAGAGTACTACGTCACCATTTTTGGTAAAGCCGGTGAGGTCTTACTGACGCTGGTAAATGATATTTTGGATTTATCAAAAATCGAGGCTGGTGAAGTCACTATCGAAAATATTCCCTTTGATCTTACGTCCCTTTTGATGGATGTCGAAGACATCATGCGTCCGCGCGCCCAAACTAAAGGACTAAATTATTCTTCCAGCATTCATCATGGAATTGCGTCCACTTTAAGTGGGGACCCCCACAAGCTGCGTCAGGTATTAATCAATCTTGTGGGGAACGCTTTAAAGTTTACCGAAAAAGGTTCGGTAACTTTATCTGTTAGCAAAAGCCCGTCACGCAAGGACACCTTGCTGTTTAGCGTCAGCGATACTGGATTAGGCATTCCTTCAGAACGCCAAAGTTTGATTTTCCAAAAATTCTCTCAAGCCGACAACTCCATCCATCGCCGCTTTGGAGGCACAGGATTGGGTTTAGCAATCTCTAAAAGTCTTATTGAGCTTATGGGCGGACAAATCTGGTTTAAAAGCCATGAGGGCCGAGGAACGACTTTTTATTTCACCCTGCCACATCATGAACAAACCCTCAGCCCAGCGATTAAACCTTTCACCATGGAACGCGAGAATTTGGACTTTGCGCCAACTTCTGAAGTTGCGGCCAAGGCTTCAGAGAAGCGCTTGCGCATTTTAGTGGCCGACGACACCGAGGACAATCGCACTCTTTTCACGCATTATTTAAAAAACGAGCCCTATGAAATTATTGAAGCGCACAATGGACTTGAGGCCATAGATAAGATAAAGTCCACTGAGTTTGACATCGTCTTTATGGACGTGCAAATGCCCGAATTGGACGGATATGCGGCCACGCACTCTATTCGGGAGTGGGAAACGGAACAACATCGCCGCCCCACTCCGATTATTGCGCTAACGGCCCACGCCCTTTCGGAGGATCGCCAGAAATCTTTGCAGGCAGGATGCAATGACCACATTGCTAAACCGTTTAAAAAAGAAACTCTGGTGAAGGTCATCAACCGGTACTCTGTATAG
- the pbpC gene encoding penicillin-binding protein 1C, producing MKIKKYRYLMVGTILVAALAAAAFVASVEKPLGFEQVKSQYKISELVVLDSNGTALHRWRQNKLQKTVAWTSLSSMSPSLPKAVLKSEDRKFYSHSGVDLKALGASFYQRLFRRSPRGASTISMQMAKLISTQRSQYDGYAGKIKQIIAAIKLENSWTKDQILEAYLNLVSFRGEYRGIASVSEALFEKRPAGLTLKESTLLAVLVRSPNANLQAWSQRACWQERAYCRDMHEWIYRNSKKPAGNISEKKAIHFAQRLHNQGLKGEVKTYLHRDVQLYAQELMQSHIKGLKDRNVNDAAVMVVENKTGQVWAYVGGTGLSEETLYVDGLQSFRQAGSTLKPFLYATAFERGILSPDSWLEDSGVDIVFDNGVYKPQNHDRKFYGWVKAKTALGSSLNVPAVKVFKLLNDTTFYSKLQSLHFKKLEDPEHYGPALALGVADVTLEDLIQSYRTLANGGMYSTLNFTQDDISSTEKVFSEESSAQVTEILTASENRALGFGLDSVLSLPGVAVKTGTSKDMRDNWTVGYNERFTVGVWVGNFNGAPMWNVMGVTGAAPIWRNIMEYLEEKYPSKVSGIQKTKLAESSKPERFPKARIVYPQNGMVLALDPAIPKKNQRMPLIAEATGEGRIEWRINGIKKAASQKAGTFMWTPVLGKHRFELFKNGQLAQSVEVLVK from the coding sequence ATGAAGATAAAGAAGTATCGTTATCTTATGGTAGGCACAATCTTGGTCGCAGCTTTGGCGGCGGCGGCTTTTGTGGCCTCTGTCGAAAAGCCATTGGGCTTCGAGCAGGTGAAAAGCCAATATAAGATTTCAGAGCTTGTTGTCTTAGATTCTAACGGCACGGCCTTACATCGTTGGCGGCAAAACAAACTTCAAAAAACTGTGGCGTGGACGTCTTTATCCAGTATGTCGCCATCTTTACCAAAGGCCGTTTTAAAGTCAGAGGATCGAAAATTCTATTCTCACTCAGGCGTTGATCTTAAAGCCCTAGGAGCTAGCTTTTATCAGCGTCTGTTCCGTCGGTCCCCACGTGGGGCAAGTACCATTTCCATGCAGATGGCTAAACTGATTTCGACACAAAGATCCCAATACGATGGTTATGCGGGAAAAATAAAACAGATCATCGCCGCTATCAAATTAGAAAATTCATGGACGAAAGATCAAATCTTAGAGGCGTATTTAAATCTGGTCTCTTTTCGCGGCGAGTACCGCGGGATCGCCAGTGTTTCAGAAGCTTTGTTTGAAAAACGCCCGGCGGGTTTGACGTTAAAAGAATCCACGTTGTTGGCGGTTTTAGTACGTTCACCGAATGCAAACTTGCAGGCCTGGAGTCAGCGGGCCTGCTGGCAAGAGCGCGCTTATTGTCGTGATATGCATGAATGGATTTATCGAAATTCTAAAAAACCTGCGGGCAATATTTCTGAAAAGAAAGCCATTCATTTTGCTCAACGTTTGCATAATCAAGGACTCAAGGGCGAAGTAAAAACTTATCTCCATCGTGATGTGCAGCTGTATGCTCAAGAGCTGATGCAGTCACACATCAAGGGTTTAAAAGATCGCAACGTCAATGATGCGGCGGTGATGGTGGTGGAAAATAAAACCGGTCAGGTGTGGGCTTATGTGGGTGGCACAGGGCTCAGCGAAGAAACTTTGTATGTTGATGGCTTACAATCTTTTCGTCAGGCAGGTTCGACTTTAAAGCCGTTTCTTTATGCCACAGCTTTTGAGCGCGGTATTTTATCGCCGGATTCTTGGCTTGAAGATTCCGGCGTAGATATTGTTTTTGATAATGGAGTTTACAAGCCGCAGAATCACGACCGTAAGTTTTATGGTTGGGTCAAAGCCAAGACGGCATTGGGATCTTCACTTAATGTGCCAGCGGTAAAAGTATTTAAACTTTTAAATGATACGACTTTTTATTCTAAACTTCAGTCGTTGCATTTTAAAAAATTAGAAGATCCTGAACACTATGGACCTGCCTTGGCTTTGGGGGTCGCGGATGTCACGTTAGAAGATCTTATTCAAAGTTATCGCACGCTGGCTAACGGTGGTATGTATTCAACTTTGAACTTTACTCAAGATGACATCTCAAGCACGGAAAAAGTTTTTTCTGAAGAAAGTTCTGCTCAAGTGACAGAGATCTTAACGGCCAGTGAAAATCGCGCGTTGGGGTTCGGCCTAGATTCTGTGTTGTCTTTACCGGGCGTGGCCGTAAAAACGGGCACCAGCAAAGATATGCGTGATAATTGGACCGTTGGTTATAACGAACGATTTACCGTAGGCGTTTGGGTCGGAAACTTTAATGGGGCTCCGATGTGGAACGTGATGGGGGTCACTGGTGCGGCGCCAATTTGGCGCAATATTATGGAATATTTAGAGGAAAAATATCCATCAAAAGTATCAGGGATTCAAAAAACAAAATTGGCCGAAAGTTCCAAGCCTGAAAGATTTCCGAAAGCGCGCATCGTGTACCCACAAAATGGAATGGTCTTAGCTTTAGATCCCGCGATCCCGAAAAAAAATCAAAGAATGCCTTTGATCGCCGAAGCCACCGGTGAAGGTCGTATTGAGTGGAGGATTAACGGCATAAAAAAAGCGGCCTCTCAAAAAGCCGGAACCTTTATGTGGACTCCGGTTTTAGGTAAACACCGCTTTGAACTATTTAAGAATGGGCAGCTCGCCCAGTCCGTGGAAGTCTTAGTAAAATAA
- a CDS encoding Hpt domain-containing protein, which yields MIKSIVEIDADLQDLVPQFVENRKKDIETLRALVQKDDLNAISQLAHKIKGAAAGYGFNELSELAAQMEKASKGNDHDPLPELVKRMETHFLNIEIRYVNM from the coding sequence ATGATAAAATCGATAGTTGAGATCGACGCCGATTTGCAAGATCTAGTGCCTCAATTTGTAGAGAATAGAAAAAAAGACATCGAGACACTTCGAGCGTTGGTGCAAAAAGATGATCTGAATGCGATTTCCCAACTTGCCCACAAGATTAAGGGAGCCGCAGCCGGATACGGTTTTAATGAGTTAAGCGAGCTTGCAGCGCAAATGGAAAAGGCCTCTAAGGGCAACGACCATGATCCGCTTCCTGAGCTTGTAAAGCGCATGGAAACGCATTTCCTGAACATCGAGATAAGATACGTCAACATGTAA
- a CDS encoding OsmC family protein has product MVKMSALYQGEKRCEATHGPSNSRISTDAPKDNNGRGEAFSPTDLLGVATGTCMLTTMAIHAEKDGINLKGSRVTVDKEMALNPRRVAKLTVGLHLPQSVPHEHRKRLEDLALNCPVKVSLHPDLALPVAFHYDI; this is encoded by the coding sequence ATGGTTAAAATGTCGGCTTTGTATCAAGGTGAAAAACGTTGTGAGGCCACGCATGGCCCTTCTAATTCGCGCATCTCTACCGATGCTCCGAAAGACAACAACGGTCGCGGTGAAGCTTTCTCTCCGACAGATCTTTTAGGCGTCGCTACAGGCACTTGTATGTTAACGACTATGGCTATTCATGCCGAAAAAGACGGCATCAATCTTAAAGGCTCGCGCGTCACCGTAGATAAAGAAATGGCCTTAAATCCTCGTCGTGTGGCAAAGCTCACGGTGGGTTTACATTTACCACAATCTGTTCCGCACGAGCATCGCAAAAGACTTGAAGATCTTGCACTTAACTGCCCCGTAAAGGTCAGCTTGCATCCAGATCTCGCATTGCCCGTCGCATTTCATTACGACATCTAA